ACTGTTTTGAGCAGTATATCGAGCATCATCTTCCCAATTATTCATAAAGTATGAAATCGGCTTTCCATCATGCTCAGGACCTGCATCGGCTTTGTCAATTTTTAAAATATAGCCCCCTGTGAGATTGGTCGAAGCTTCATTGAGCGATTTGATATCGATTCGATTGGAATCTCTTTTCAATTTTTCCTGAAGGAGATAGACTCCCAAATATTCCCCGTTGACCTCGAGTTCTACAAATTTTCCTCGACTCGCATACTTTCCAATCATTCGGGAAAACTCGTAACCCACATGATTAAAGATCAAACTTCGATCCCAAGCATATTTTTCATTCAAATTGACCACATGACCAACAAATCTCCAGTCCTCCTCTGCAGGTAATCCCAACAGCTCAACGTCCACCCCTTCTCCAGTGCCATCCACCGTTTCAAAATTATATCCTTTCTTGTCAGAAAGCCGAAAAGATGTTTTCCCTCTAAACTCGATATTAATCCCTTGAGTGAGCTCTAATTTTTTCTTGTTGTAGATTTTCATTTCTGCCAATACTCCTGGCTCGTAAAGGATTTCCTTGCCCTTGGTATCGACTACGATATATGGAATTTGACTGTCTTTGGTATCAACTGCAAATACAACTCCGTCATCACCTTTGACAACAGGAGCAATTTCTGGATCCTTGCAGCCAAGAAGTAGCAACATCAGAACCCATCCAAACAGACTCCACTTTTCTAAAACTCGATTCATTTAACTTCAATTTTTTTTGAAAATATACTCCTGATTTGGAATTACCTGCTTTTCCTTCCCAAATGTTTTAAAAGGGAGAAATAATCTTGATATGAGATTTAGAAAATCAGATGACATCTAC
Above is a window of Algoriphagus sanaruensis DNA encoding:
- a CDS encoding CotH kinase family protein; amino-acid sequence: MNRVLEKWSLFGWVLMLLLLGCKDPEIAPVVKGDDGVVFAVDTKDSQIPYIVVDTKGKEILYEPGVLAEMKIYNKKKLELTQGINIEFRGKTSFRLSDKKGYNFETVDGTGEGVDVELLGLPAEEDWRFVGHVVNLNEKYAWDRSLIFNHVGYEFSRMIGKYASRGKFVELEVNGEYLGVYLLQEKLKRDSNRIDIKSLNEASTNLTGGYILKIDKADAGPEHDGKPISYFMNNWEDDARYTAQNSFRSNYDINGNRLTFPAYSAPYHPQQFLETYFTYEYPKAEDITASQKDYIANYIEEFEAALLADDFSSDLRTYTDYIEVSTFVDYFLVNELTRNVDAYRLSTYLVKNRDGKLEMGPVWDMNLAFDEGGRIPMDGWVMNYNNYVSNDPWMIHFWWPKLLADPQFRQQVKTRWNAIRKDVWSNASLQKVVDDAVSYLRTNGAVERNYAKWDKGLGVDYDGIIISLKDYINQRSAWMDSEIGSW